Proteins co-encoded in one Ralstonia sp. RRA genomic window:
- a CDS encoding MAPEG family protein — protein sequence MPIALWCVLVAALLPIVCVGIAKVSGPRYDHHNPRAWLAQQTGVAGRAGAAQQNHFEAFPFFAVAVLVAILGGGMIDRVNLLAIAFVVARVLYTVCYLADWAVLRSLMWVTGVGLCVALFVQPAFAH from the coding sequence ATGCCGATCGCCCTCTGGTGCGTTCTGGTGGCGGCGCTGTTGCCGATCGTGTGCGTTGGCATTGCCAAAGTCAGCGGCCCGCGTTATGACCACCACAACCCGCGCGCTTGGCTGGCGCAGCAAACCGGTGTGGCAGGCCGCGCCGGTGCCGCGCAGCAGAACCACTTTGAAGCGTTTCCGTTCTTTGCGGTGGCCGTGCTGGTGGCCATCCTGGGCGGCGGCATGATCGACCGCGTCAACCTGCTCGCCATCGCATTCGTCGTGGCGCGTGTGCTGTACACGGTCTGTTACCTGGCCGACTGGGCAGTGCTGCGTTCGCTGATGTGGGTTACGGGCGTTGGCCTGTGCGTTGCGCTGTTTGTGCAACCGGCCTTCGCGCACTGA
- a CDS encoding RNA-binding S4 domain-containing protein — protein sequence MPNIDFELNTDYIELHKLLKLTGVVDSGGAGKAVVADGGVTVDGQPESRKTAKIRAGQVVMLGDIRIAVHEAD from the coding sequence ATGCCCAATATCGATTTCGAGCTCAACACCGACTACATCGAGCTGCACAAGCTGCTCAAACTCACAGGCGTGGTCGACAGCGGCGGCGCAGGCAAAGCCGTCGTCGCCGACGGTGGCGTGACCGTCGACGGTCAGCCGGAGTCGCGCAAGACCGCCAAGATCCGCGCGGGCCAGGTGGTCATGCTGGGCGACATCCGCATCGCCGTGCACGAAGCCGACTAA
- a CDS encoding YceI family protein translates to MRAWFLMLTGVLCTSAFAAPFTPDLAHTSVVFGTSHFDRSTVRGRFDKIDGAVDFDEATSQGGIDFTIDAASVNTRLPVLDGVLKSEQFLDAAQFPIIRLRSDRFVVQDGKLVAIEGKLTLHGVTQPVRLEVRRFNCGDVKMPGTTRHVCGGDFHLAIQRSAFGMTRFLPDVGDRVDVDISVEASPQ, encoded by the coding sequence ATGCGTGCATGGTTTCTGATGCTGACAGGGGTGCTATGCACCTCTGCCTTTGCCGCGCCGTTCACGCCAGACCTGGCGCATACGTCGGTGGTCTTCGGCACCTCGCACTTCGATCGGTCTACGGTGCGCGGCCGCTTCGACAAGATCGACGGCGCCGTCGACTTTGATGAGGCGACCAGCCAAGGCGGTATCGATTTCACCATCGACGCCGCCTCCGTCAATACGCGTCTGCCGGTGCTGGATGGTGTGCTGAAATCCGAGCAGTTTCTGGATGCCGCGCAGTTTCCGATCATCCGCCTGCGTAGCGATCGCTTTGTCGTACAAGACGGCAAGCTCGTCGCCATCGAAGGCAAGCTGACGCTGCATGGCGTGACCCAACCGGTGCGGTTGGAAGTGCGCCGCTTCAACTGCGGCGACGTGAAGATGCCTGGCACCACGCGCCACGTGTGCGGCGGTGATTTCCACCTCGCCATCCAACGCAGCGCCTTCGGCATGACGCGTTTTCTGCCCGACGTGGGTGACCGCGTCGATGTGGATATCAGCGTGGAAGCTTCACCTCAATAA
- a CDS encoding glutamine--tRNA ligase/YqeY domain fusion protein: MSQDNANGATAAPTSNFLRQIIDGDLTQGTYAGRKDAKGQALPPVITRFPPEPNGYLHIGHAKSIWVNFGLAKDYQGRCHLRFDDTNPVKEDTEYVDSIIDAVHWLGYSWDNGTGTHLYYASDYFEQLYGFAEVLIQRGAAYVDSQSAEQIAANRGDFTRPGTPSPFRDRSVDENLALFRDMRAGKYKDGELVLRAKIDMAAPNIVMRDPVLYRIRHAHHHRTGDAWCIYPMYDFTHCISDALENITHSLCTLEFENNRPLYDWVLDHLRDAGALPAPLPHQYEFARLHLTYAITSKRKLLQLVNEKRVDGWDDPRMPTLVGIRRRGYTPESIQLFCERVGVSKADSWIDMSILEGAVRDDLDARAPRSVGVLDPVKLVLDNVPADFNEPCSAPVHPKQPELGRREFPLTRELWIEREDFTETPPKGYFRLFPGNKVRLRYGYVIECTGCDKDADGNVTAVHANIIPDTKSGTPGADSVKVKGNIHWVSAAHALEAEVRLYDRLFSDPQPDSGDKNFLDALNPNSKQTVTAYLEPTLATAKPEDRFQFERHGYFVADRIDSQPGKPVFNRVVGLKDSWGK, translated from the coding sequence ATGAGCCAAGACAACGCCAACGGGGCAACCGCCGCCCCCACGTCCAACTTCCTACGCCAAATCATTGATGGCGACCTGACGCAAGGCACCTATGCCGGCCGCAAGGACGCCAAGGGCCAGGCCCTTCCGCCGGTCATTACGCGTTTTCCGCCGGAGCCCAACGGCTACCTGCACATCGGTCACGCCAAGAGCATCTGGGTGAACTTCGGCCTGGCCAAGGATTACCAAGGCCGCTGCCACCTGCGCTTTGACGACACCAACCCGGTCAAGGAAGACACCGAATACGTCGACTCCATCATCGACGCGGTGCACTGGCTCGGCTACTCGTGGGACAACGGCACCGGCACGCACCTGTACTACGCCAGCGACTACTTCGAGCAGCTCTACGGCTTTGCCGAAGTGCTGATCCAGCGCGGCGCCGCCTACGTCGACAGCCAAAGCGCTGAGCAGATCGCCGCCAACCGTGGCGACTTCACCCGCCCGGGCACGCCGTCGCCGTTCCGTGACCGCTCGGTGGACGAGAACCTCGCACTGTTCCGCGACATGCGCGCCGGCAAGTACAAGGACGGCGAACTGGTGCTGCGCGCCAAGATCGACATGGCCGCGCCGAACATCGTGATGCGCGATCCGGTGCTGTACCGCATCCGCCATGCGCATCACCACCGCACCGGCGACGCATGGTGCATCTACCCGATGTACGACTTCACGCATTGCATTTCCGATGCGCTGGAGAACATCACGCACTCCCTGTGCACGCTGGAGTTCGAGAACAACCGCCCGCTGTACGACTGGGTGCTCGACCACCTGCGCGACGCCGGTGCCCTGCCCGCGCCGTTGCCGCATCAGTACGAATTCGCGCGTCTGCACCTGACCTACGCCATCACCAGCAAGCGCAAGCTGCTGCAACTGGTGAACGAAAAGCGCGTCGACGGCTGGGACGACCCGCGCATGCCGACGCTGGTGGGCATCCGCCGCCGCGGCTATACGCCGGAATCGATCCAGCTGTTCTGCGAACGCGTGGGCGTATCCAAGGCCGATAGCTGGATCGACATGAGCATCCTGGAAGGCGCCGTGCGCGACGACCTCGATGCGCGTGCGCCGCGCTCGGTGGGCGTGCTGGACCCGGTCAAGCTCGTGCTCGACAACGTGCCGGCCGATTTCAACGAGCCGTGCTCGGCGCCCGTGCACCCGAAGCAGCCTGAACTCGGCCGCCGCGAATTCCCGCTCACGCGTGAGCTGTGGATCGAGCGCGAAGACTTTACCGAGACGCCGCCCAAGGGCTACTTCCGCCTGTTCCCGGGCAACAAGGTGCGCCTGCGCTATGGCTACGTGATCGAATGCACCGGCTGCGACAAGGACGCCGACGGCAACGTCACCGCCGTGCACGCCAACATCATCCCGGACACGAAGAGTGGCACGCCGGGTGCTGACAGCGTGAAGGTGAAGGGCAACATCCACTGGGTGAGCGCCGCGCACGCACTCGAAGCCGAAGTGCGCCTGTACGACCGCCTGTTCAGCGACCCGCAGCCGGACTCGGGCGACAAGAACTTCCTGGATGCGCTCAATCCGAACTCCAAGCAGACCGTCACGGCCTACCTGGAACCGACGCTGGCAACCGCCAAGCCGGAAGACCGCTTCCAGTTCGAGCGCCACGGCTACTTCGTGGCCGACCGCATCGACTCGCAACCGGGCAAGCCCGTGTTCAACCGCGTGGTCGGCCTGAAGGACAGCTGGGGCAAGTAA
- a CDS encoding lipase secretion chaperone has protein sequence MKGKSQPVQSMQPTTFIGAVLVAIIVAGGVYWWHATGDAPRAAEQPQQAPRSGAYIGSIQSDGTAATATPTELADTQAPDGLRVDASGHLILEPANRAVFDYFLDVPASMPEAQRVAMAEAHMRAKLVSPALSEAQSLLQRYLAYRKALATQGDTSRSKPSLEQVQQHPEVLATLRQRIGARAALRRQYLGADVAQAWYGDEDALDTAALDRLAVMADPSLTPEQRATKLAAIEANLPAALREARRNASAPVKLANDMDSWTKDGLSEAQIRQRLAAQSIDGIVADRLVQASREEAVWRGRYDAYAQQRDRINSFPGLSDADRAAQLTQLRQQTFPVPYEALRAQALDGVAQRK, from the coding sequence ATGAAGGGCAAATCACAACCCGTGCAATCCATGCAGCCCACGACGTTCATCGGGGCAGTGTTGGTGGCAATCATCGTTGCCGGAGGCGTCTATTGGTGGCATGCCACCGGTGATGCCCCCCGGGCTGCCGAACAGCCCCAGCAGGCGCCGCGATCCGGCGCCTATATCGGCAGCATCCAGAGCGATGGCACGGCCGCCACGGCAACCCCTACCGAGCTGGCCGACACACAGGCGCCCGACGGCCTGCGTGTCGATGCAAGCGGCCACCTCATCCTCGAACCCGCCAACCGCGCGGTGTTCGACTACTTTCTCGACGTGCCTGCCTCGATGCCTGAAGCACAGCGTGTGGCGATGGCCGAGGCGCACATGCGCGCCAAGCTGGTCAGCCCCGCGCTGTCGGAGGCGCAATCGCTGCTGCAGCGTTATCTCGCCTATCGCAAGGCGCTGGCGACGCAAGGCGATACCAGCCGCAGCAAGCCGAGCCTTGAGCAGGTCCAGCAGCATCCTGAGGTCCTCGCCACGCTGCGGCAGAGAATCGGTGCCCGTGCCGCGCTGCGCCGCCAATACCTTGGGGCGGATGTCGCCCAGGCCTGGTACGGCGACGAAGATGCGCTGGACACGGCCGCCCTCGACCGCCTGGCCGTGATGGCCGACCCCTCGCTCACCCCTGAGCAACGCGCCACCAAGCTCGCAGCCATCGAGGCCAACCTGCCAGCCGCCTTGCGAGAGGCCCGCCGCAATGCCTCCGCGCCGGTCAAGCTCGCGAACGACATGGATTCCTGGACCAAGGATGGCCTGAGCGAGGCGCAGATCCGCCAGCGTCTGGCCGCCCAGAGCATCGACGGCATCGTGGCGGATCGCCTGGTGCAGGCCAGTCGCGAAGAAGCCGTCTGGCGCGGCCGCTACGACGCCTACGCCCAGCAGCGCGACCGCATCAACAGCTTCCCCGGCCTGTCAGACGCCGATCGCGCTGCACAGCTCACGCAACTGCGCCAACAGACGTTTCCCGTCCCGTATGAGGCGTTGCGCGCACAAGCGTTGGATGGCGTCGCGCAACGGAAATAA
- a CDS encoding triacylglycerol lipase translates to MSQTPQLQAVYNSVRGFLRTHAAAAALATTLAASALTLTAAAPAQAASTYAATQYPIVLVHGLSGTSKFLGVVDYWYQIPEDLRANGANVYVADVSAFNDETVRGEQLLSQIRTVLATTGAAKVNLIGHSQGGLTSRYAAAVAPNLVASVTTIGTPHKGSEFADFVESTPAPFKALVNLGADVFGSVLGWFNGNSNPQNGFAALHILSTAGAADFNKTFPSAGLASGCNTGSATDVRNGNVQKLYSWTGRSTATNILDLFDPVLVFSGGVMQARGSGTNDGLVSICSAKFGQVLSTDYAWNHLDEVNQLLGLIGWGAADPVAVIRTQANRLKTAGL, encoded by the coding sequence ATGTCACAGACGCCCCAGCTCCAAGCTGTGTACAACTCGGTGCGCGGTTTTCTGCGCACGCACGCTGCAGCTGCCGCCTTGGCCACAACCTTGGCCGCATCCGCCCTCACCCTCACCGCCGCAGCACCGGCCCAGGCCGCCAGCACCTACGCCGCCACCCAATACCCGATCGTGCTGGTGCATGGCCTCTCGGGCACCAGCAAATTCCTGGGCGTAGTGGACTACTGGTACCAGATCCCCGAAGACCTGCGCGCCAACGGTGCCAACGTCTACGTGGCCGATGTCTCCGCCTTCAACGATGAAACCGTGCGCGGCGAGCAACTACTCAGCCAGATCCGCACCGTGCTGGCCACCACCGGCGCGGCCAAGGTCAACCTCATCGGCCATAGCCAGGGCGGCCTGACCTCGCGCTATGCGGCCGCTGTGGCGCCCAACCTGGTGGCGTCTGTCACCACCATTGGCACACCACACAAGGGCTCGGAATTCGCAGACTTTGTCGAAAGCACGCCGGCACCTTTCAAGGCGCTGGTGAACCTGGGTGCAGACGTGTTCGGCTCGGTGCTCGGCTGGTTCAACGGCAACAGCAATCCGCAGAATGGTTTTGCAGCGCTGCATATCCTCTCGACGGCGGGCGCGGCGGATTTCAACAAGACCTTCCCGAGCGCGGGCCTGGCCAGCGGCTGCAACACCGGCAGTGCGACCGATGTGCGCAACGGCAACGTGCAGAAACTGTATTCGTGGACGGGACGCTCGACGGCCACCAACATCCTCGATCTGTTCGACCCGGTGCTGGTCTTCAGCGGCGGGGTCATGCAGGCGCGCGGCTCAGGCACGAACGACGGGCTGGTCTCGATCTGCAGCGCCAAGTTCGGACAGGTGCTGTCGACCGACTATGCTTGGAATCACCTTGACGAGGTCAACCAGCTGCTCGGCCTGATCGGCTGGGGTGCGGCGGACCCGGTTGCAGTGATCCGCACGCAGGCCAATCGGTTGAAGACGGCCGGGCTGTAA
- a CDS encoding tripartite tricarboxylate transporter permease gives MDLFANLALGFSTALSLQNLIYAFIGCVLGTLIGVLPGLGPIATIAMLLPATYALPPVAALIMLAGIYYGAQYGGSTTAILVNLPGESSSVVTTIDGYQMARRGRAGVALATAGLGSFFAGCVATLVLAAFATPLSEFAFNFGPAEYFSLMVLGLIGAVVLASGSLIKALAMIVLGLLLGLVGTDVNSGTARYSFDVPELADGLNFVSVAMGVFGFSEIIANLEQREHRETFVDHVRNLWPSREDFKRMIPAVLRGTALGSVLGILPGGGATLASFASYSLEKKASKYSHEFGKGAIEGVAGPESANNAAAQTSFIPLLTLGIPPNAVMALMVGAMTIHNIQPGPQVMTSNPALFWGLIASMWIGNLMLIVLNLPMIGVWVRLLKVPYRFLYPAILVFCCIGVYSVSNTTFDIFQTAVFGLIGYLLLKLRCEPAPMLLGFVLGPMMEENFRRALLLSRGDFSTFVTKPLSLALLIASAALVLLVVLPVIRRKREEAFQEE, from the coding sequence ATGGACCTCTTCGCCAATCTCGCGCTCGGCTTCTCCACTGCGCTGTCGCTCCAGAATTTGATCTACGCCTTCATCGGCTGCGTGCTCGGTACGTTGATCGGCGTGCTGCCGGGGCTCGGCCCCATCGCCACGATTGCGATGCTGCTGCCGGCCACCTATGCGCTGCCGCCCGTGGCCGCGCTCATCATGCTGGCGGGCATCTATTACGGCGCGCAGTACGGCGGTTCCACCACCGCCATCCTCGTCAACCTGCCGGGCGAATCGTCGTCGGTGGTGACCACCATTGACGGCTACCAGATGGCACGGCGCGGGCGGGCCGGCGTTGCGCTGGCCACGGCCGGCCTCGGTTCGTTCTTTGCCGGCTGCGTGGCCACGCTGGTGCTGGCCGCATTTGCCACGCCGCTGTCGGAGTTCGCCTTCAACTTCGGCCCGGCGGAATACTTCTCGCTGATGGTGCTGGGGCTGATCGGCGCCGTGGTGCTGGCCTCAGGCTCGCTCATCAAGGCCCTCGCGATGATCGTGCTGGGCCTGCTGCTTGGGCTGGTGGGCACGGACGTGAACTCCGGCACCGCGCGCTATTCGTTCGATGTGCCGGAGCTGGCCGACGGGTTGAACTTCGTCTCGGTGGCGATGGGCGTGTTCGGCTTCTCCGAGATCATCGCCAACCTGGAGCAGAGAGAGCACCGCGAGACCTTTGTCGACCACGTGCGCAACCTGTGGCCCAGCCGCGAGGATTTCAAGCGCATGATCCCGGCCGTGCTGCGCGGCACAGCGCTGGGCTCGGTGCTCGGCATCCTGCCCGGCGGCGGTGCGACGCTGGCATCGTTCGCGTCGTACTCGCTGGAGAAAAAGGCCTCGAAGTATTCGCACGAGTTCGGCAAGGGCGCCATCGAGGGCGTTGCGGGCCCGGAATCGGCCAACAACGCGGCGGCGCAGACCTCGTTCATCCCGCTGCTCACGCTGGGCATTCCGCCCAACGCGGTGATGGCGCTGATGGTGGGTGCGATGACCATCCACAACATCCAGCCCGGCCCGCAGGTGATGACCAGCAACCCCGCGCTGTTCTGGGGTCTGATCGCCTCGATGTGGATCGGCAACCTGATGCTGATCGTGCTGAACCTGCCGATGATCGGTGTGTGGGTGCGCCTGTTGAAAGTGCCCTACCGCTTCCTGTACCCGGCCATTCTGGTGTTCTGCTGCATTGGCGTGTACTCGGTCTCGAACACCACGTTCGACATCTTCCAGACAGCGGTCTTCGGGCTGATCGGCTACCTGCTCCTGAAGCTGCGTTGCGAGCCCGCGCCCATGCTGCTCGGCTTCGTGCTCGGGCCGATGATGGAAGAGAACTTCCGGCGCGCGCTGTTGCTCTCGCGTGGCGATTTCTCCACCTTCGTCACCAAGCCGCTGTCGCTGGCCCTGCTGATTGCTTCGGCGGCCCTGGTGCTGCTGGTGGTGTTGCCCGTCATCCGCCGCAAACGCGAGGAAGCGTTTCAAGAAGAGTAG
- a CDS encoding tripartite tricarboxylate transporter TctB family protein: MQNDPQSRPVIRSHQDFASGILFIVAGAAFAFLARGYRMGTASSMGPGYFPFWLGMVLVLLGVVVVVQSLSRKGVADRIPRWDIKTLLWILGSVVLFGLLLQALGLVLSLVGLVLVSSMASHEFTWRGAVGTAIVMVLVSLAAFVYGLKLQFPVWPAFISN; encoded by the coding sequence TTGCAGAACGATCCACAAAGCCGCCCGGTGATCCGTAGTCACCAGGACTTTGCGTCGGGCATCCTGTTCATCGTTGCGGGCGCGGCATTCGCGTTCCTGGCGCGCGGCTACCGCATGGGCACAGCCTCCTCCATGGGCCCCGGCTACTTCCCGTTCTGGCTGGGGATGGTGCTGGTACTGCTGGGTGTGGTGGTGGTCGTGCAATCGCTGTCGCGCAAGGGCGTGGCAGACCGCATCCCGCGCTGGGACATCAAGACGCTCCTGTGGATTCTCGGCTCGGTGGTGCTGTTCGGGTTGCTGCTGCAGGCGCTGGGGCTGGTGCTCTCGCTGGTGGGGCTGGTGCTCGTCTCCAGCATGGCCAGCCACGAGTTCACATGGAGGGGCGCGGTCGGCACCGCCATCGTGATGGTGCTGGTGAGCCTGGCGGCCTTCGTCTATGGGCTCAAGCTGCAGTTCCCGGTGTGGCCGGCGTTCATCAGCAACTGA
- a CDS encoding DUF2214 family protein, translated as MWLDALLAYLHYISIFTLIVFLTAEAVVLRPDMTPEIRKRLARYDAVFGFAALAVLITGALRVIYGAKGYAFYVHNPVFHVKIGLFILVGLLSIIPTVTILRWNKQGKTLPDFVPPPSEIAKTRRWVMIESHLIIFIPLAAVLMARGIGM; from the coding sequence ATGTGGCTCGATGCGTTGCTGGCTTACCTGCATTACATCTCGATCTTCACGCTGATCGTGTTTCTGACCGCCGAGGCCGTAGTGCTGCGGCCGGACATGACGCCCGAAATCCGCAAACGCCTGGCACGCTATGACGCCGTCTTCGGCTTCGCAGCGCTGGCGGTGCTGATTACCGGCGCGTTGCGCGTGATCTACGGCGCCAAGGGCTATGCGTTCTATGTCCACAACCCGGTGTTCCACGTCAAGATCGGGTTGTTCATCCTGGTGGGGCTGCTGTCGATCATCCCGACCGTCACCATCCTGCGCTGGAACAAGCAAGGCAAGACGCTGCCCGACTTCGTGCCACCGCCGTCGGAGATTGCCAAGACGCGCCGCTGGGTCATGATCGAATCGCACCTGATCATCTTCATTCCGCTGGCGGCTGTGCTGATGGCGCGCGGCATCGGCATGTAG
- a CDS encoding CaiB/BaiF CoA-transferase family protein gives MGALSHLRVLDLTRVLAGPWCAQNLADFGADVIKVERPGAGDDTRTWGPPWLKDEAGEDTAEAAYYLAANRNKRSITVDISTPEGQDIVRKLAAHADVVLENYKVGQLKKYGLDYESLKAIKPDLIYCSITGFGQTGPYAARAGYDFIVQGMGGFMSLTGERDDLPGGGPQKAGVAISDLMTGMYSTVAVLAALAHRDRTGEGQYIDMALLDVQVAMLANMNTNYLASGQAPKRWGNAHPNIVPYQTFQASNGWIIVAVGNDGQFRRFVDAGGMPELADDPRFATNPQRVANRDVLVPILAEMVKRFGKGEWIDKLEAAGVPCGPINNLDEVFDNEQVQARGLRVDLPHPSAGTVKLVGSPVKMSVTPPKAASHPPLLGEHTEAVLRDVLDLSADQIEALRTRGVI, from the coding sequence ATGGGCGCTCTGAGCCATCTCCGTGTTCTTGACCTGACCCGCGTACTTGCCGGCCCGTGGTGCGCGCAAAACCTCGCCGATTTTGGCGCCGACGTCATCAAGGTGGAGCGCCCAGGCGCCGGCGATGACACCCGCACCTGGGGCCCGCCCTGGCTGAAGGACGAGGCCGGCGAGGACACCGCCGAGGCCGCGTACTACCTGGCCGCCAACCGCAACAAGCGCTCGATCACCGTCGACATCAGCACGCCCGAGGGCCAGGACATCGTCCGCAAGCTCGCCGCGCATGCGGATGTGGTGCTGGAGAACTACAAGGTCGGCCAGCTCAAGAAGTACGGGCTCGACTATGAGTCGCTCAAGGCCATCAAGCCAGACCTGATCTACTGCTCCATCACCGGTTTCGGCCAGACCGGCCCGTATGCCGCGCGCGCCGGCTACGACTTCATCGTGCAGGGCATGGGCGGCTTCATGAGCCTGACGGGCGAGCGCGACGACCTGCCCGGCGGCGGCCCGCAGAAGGCCGGCGTGGCCATCTCCGATTTGATGACCGGCATGTATTCCACCGTCGCCGTTTTGGCCGCGCTCGCGCACCGGGACCGCACCGGCGAAGGCCAGTACATCGACATGGCGCTGCTCGACGTGCAGGTGGCGATGCTGGCCAACATGAACACCAACTACTTGGCCAGCGGCCAGGCGCCCAAGCGCTGGGGCAACGCGCATCCAAACATCGTGCCGTACCAGACCTTCCAGGCATCGAACGGCTGGATCATCGTCGCAGTCGGCAACGATGGGCAGTTCCGCCGCTTTGTCGACGCCGGCGGCATGCCCGAACTGGCCGACGACCCGCGCTTTGCCACCAACCCGCAGCGCGTGGCCAACCGAGATGTGCTGGTGCCGATCCTGGCTGAGATGGTCAAACGCTTCGGCAAGGGGGAGTGGATCGACAAGCTCGAAGCCGCCGGCGTGCCCTGCGGCCCGATCAACAACCTCGACGAAGTGTTCGACAACGAGCAGGTACAGGCGCGCGGCCTGCGTGTCGACTTGCCCCACCCGAGCGCCGGCACCGTCAAGCTGGTCGGCAGCCCCGTCAAGATGAGCGTTACGCCACCCAAGGCCGCGAGCCACCCACCGCTGCTCGGCGAACACACCGAGGCGGTGCTGCGCGACGTGCTCGACCTGAGTGCCGATCAGATCGAGGCTCTGCGCACGCGTGGAGTCATTTAG